Proteins encoded together in one Microbacterium oxydans window:
- a CDS encoding RDD family protein: protein MTQPALDQIAPFSRRAVAYVIDALIAGGLSFLLIGGLVVAATLSGGLEASIATLLIGGPIVGLVLLAWFVVYTVMQAGAGSIGMRAQGLRLASAADGAPLGFGRTLLRNIIFGLAGAIVVGYFSPLFDGSGRFQGWHDKVAGSLMLDARVTAPTGASAAAPAVPIPGIAAPPAAPAVPGIPQPVAAPAAPPAPVAPPAPAAPVTQRAPASAPIPPRPAAPAAPVADQGSLIAFVPGITQDSPARTAPAPATDPELDETIQQHPAAPVASAPVPPAPVAAAPAAPPAPPTPPTVVAPPAPPAPAAPPVRAEPERLVPAADEDDLEDTRISVPGHRLVFTWDDGTRVSVSRRTLFGRNPAPEEGAILVPVRDETLSLSKTHFEAAAETSGGWVLDRHSTNGMTIVRDGQRIACPAGQRVPVRLGDAIEIGDRIVTIGGYA, encoded by the coding sequence ATGACGCAGCCCGCGCTCGATCAGATCGCGCCGTTCTCCCGTCGCGCGGTCGCCTACGTCATCGACGCCCTCATCGCCGGGGGACTGAGCTTCCTCCTCATCGGCGGTCTGGTCGTCGCCGCCACGCTCTCCGGCGGGCTCGAGGCGTCCATCGCCACCCTGCTCATCGGCGGCCCGATCGTGGGCCTCGTGCTCCTGGCCTGGTTCGTCGTCTACACGGTCATGCAGGCGGGCGCGGGCTCGATCGGCATGCGGGCGCAGGGGCTCCGCCTGGCCTCCGCGGCCGACGGCGCCCCGCTCGGTTTCGGCCGCACGCTGCTGCGCAACATCATCTTCGGCCTCGCCGGAGCCATCGTGGTCGGCTACTTCAGCCCGCTGTTCGACGGCTCCGGCCGCTTCCAGGGCTGGCACGACAAGGTCGCCGGGTCGCTGATGCTCGACGCGCGGGTGACGGCACCCACCGGGGCATCCGCGGCCGCCCCCGCCGTTCCGATCCCCGGCATCGCCGCGCCCCCGGCCGCTCCCGCGGTGCCCGGAATCCCGCAGCCGGTGGCGGCTCCGGCGGCACCCCCGGCTCCGGTGGCACCCCCGGCTCCGGCAGCCCCGGTGACGCAGCGGGCTCCCGCGTCGGCGCCCATCCCGCCGCGACCGGCAGCACCCGCCGCGCCCGTCGCCGACCAGGGGTCGCTGATCGCGTTCGTCCCCGGCATCACCCAGGACTCTCCGGCGCGGACCGCCCCGGCCCCGGCGACGGACCCCGAGCTCGACGAGACCATCCAGCAGCATCCCGCGGCTCCGGTCGCGTCGGCTCCCGTCCCGCCCGCTCCGGTCGCCGCTGCGCCCGCCGCTCCGCCTGCGCCGCCGACTCCGCCCACCGTCGTCGCGCCGCCCGCCCCGCCTGCGCCGGCTGCGCCCCCGGTCCGGGCGGAACCTGAGCGACTGGTGCCCGCCGCCGACGAGGACGACCTCGAGGACACGCGGATCAGCGTGCCGGGGCACCGTCTGGTCTTTACCTGGGACGACGGCACCCGGGTCTCGGTCTCGCGGCGGACGCTGTTCGGCCGCAACCCCGCACCCGAAGAGGGCGCGATCCTCGTCCCGGTGCGCGACGAGACCCTCTCGCTCTCCAAGACGCACTTCGAGGCGGCCGCCGAGACCTCGGGCGGATGGGTGCTCGACCGGCACTCCACGAACGGCATGACCATCGTCCGCGACGGGCAGCGGATCGCGTGCCCCGCCGGACAGCGCGTCCCGGTGCGTCTGGGAGACGCCATCGAGATCGGCGACCGCATCGTCACGATCGGCGGCTACGCATGA
- a CDS encoding serine/threonine-protein kinase codes for MSRRPSPPPELPGFTYVEPLGTGGFADVFLYEQEMPRRRVAVKVLLADRISSGAAQEFADEANVMAMLSTHPAIVTIYQAGVAGDGRPYLVMEYCPRPNLQLRARKDAFSVAEALRVGVQVAGAVETAHRAGVLHRDIKPANILVTEYNRPALTDFGIASTTGATGEASGMSIPWSPPESFAEPPQSGPRTDVWALGATLYTLLAGRSPFERPGERNSSADLIERIERAALPSLGRPDSPESLQRLLERSMAKNPDDRFPSAVAFARALQKVQIELSHSVTPIDIVDDHPPAEDLDDDGDGLTRVREIVSIDPDIAAFTRPSATTQRKEPAGPLSEMPRFERPVAEEAVEQTQLRMPTAAAPIATPDVDDRTIVRVPKVVAPEAASPSLAPAPLPQAAPSAPAAPVEPATPRRRKGLWITLAAAGVVLVVGGIVGMNLLVAGITPEPEDTAEAVDPQDVRSDVVPKVTEIAGTRDGDRVVFTWTNPDPLEGDSYIWSQVAVSGEVDPQQTPDPTATITGAGSGTVCVDVMLRRDDGRASETVRGCVE; via the coding sequence GTGAGTCGTCGCCCGTCACCGCCGCCGGAGCTCCCCGGCTTCACGTATGTGGAGCCCCTGGGCACCGGCGGATTCGCCGACGTCTTCCTGTACGAGCAGGAGATGCCGCGTCGTCGTGTCGCGGTGAAGGTGCTGCTCGCCGACCGCATCTCCAGCGGGGCCGCGCAGGAGTTCGCCGACGAGGCGAACGTGATGGCGATGCTGTCGACGCATCCCGCGATCGTCACGATCTACCAGGCGGGTGTCGCCGGCGACGGCCGCCCCTACCTGGTGATGGAGTACTGCCCGCGGCCCAACCTCCAGCTCCGCGCGCGGAAGGATGCGTTCTCGGTCGCCGAGGCGCTGCGCGTCGGCGTGCAGGTCGCCGGAGCGGTCGAGACGGCGCACCGTGCGGGCGTGCTGCACCGCGACATCAAGCCCGCCAACATCCTCGTCACCGAGTACAACCGACCGGCGCTCACCGACTTCGGCATCGCGTCGACGACGGGGGCGACCGGCGAGGCGTCCGGCATGTCCATCCCGTGGTCGCCACCGGAGTCCTTCGCCGAGCCGCCGCAGAGCGGGCCGCGCACCGACGTGTGGGCACTCGGGGCGACGCTGTACACGCTGCTCGCCGGACGGTCGCCTTTCGAGCGCCCCGGGGAGCGGAACTCGAGCGCCGACCTCATCGAGCGCATCGAGCGCGCCGCGCTCCCGTCGCTGGGCAGGCCGGACTCGCCGGAGAGCCTCCAGCGACTCCTCGAGCGCTCGATGGCGAAGAACCCGGACGACCGCTTCCCGAGCGCCGTGGCGTTCGCGCGGGCGCTGCAGAAGGTGCAGATCGAGCTGTCCCATTCGGTGACGCCGATCGACATCGTCGACGATCACCCTCCGGCGGAGGACCTCGACGACGACGGCGACGGCCTCACCCGGGTGCGGGAGATCGTCAGCATCGATCCCGACATCGCCGCGTTCACCCGGCCGTCGGCGACGACGCAGCGCAAGGAACCGGCCGGGCCGCTGTCGGAGATGCCGCGTTTCGAGAGGCCGGTCGCCGAGGAGGCGGTCGAGCAGACGCAGCTGCGCATGCCGACGGCTGCCGCTCCGATCGCGACCCCGGATGTCGACGACCGCACGATCGTCCGGGTGCCCAAGGTGGTCGCCCCGGAGGCGGCATCGCCGTCCCTCGCTCCGGCACCGCTGCCGCAGGCCGCACCGAGCGCGCCCGCGGCCCCCGTCGAGCCCGCCACGCCCCGCCGTCGCAAGGGTCTGTGGATCACGCTCGCCGCAGCCGGTGTCGTGCTCGTGGTCGGCGGCATCGTCGGGATGAACCTCCTCGTGGCCGGGATCACGCCCGAGCCGGAGGACACGGCCGAGGCGGTCGACCCGCAGGATGTGCGCTCGGATGTCGTGCCGAAGGTCACCGAGATCGCCGGCACGCGGGACGGCGATCGGGTCGTGTTCACCTGGACGAATCCCGATCCGCTGGAGGGCGACTCGTACATCTGGTCGCAGGTCGCGGTGTCCGGCGAGGTCGATCCGCAGCAGACACCGGATCCCACCGCGACGATCACGGGGGCGGGGTCGGGAACGGTCTGCGTCGACGTGATGCTGCGCCGCGACGACGGCCGCGCGTCCGAGACGGTGCGGGGGTGTGTGGAATGA
- a CDS encoding RDD family protein: MIWEIDDGVAEIEGLDAHGRPDPAYAEALGLRAAGRGARALAALLEWVLAVLIALPALIALTPVLAQALSGKLDAAEFFARGDLVWLIVAAAVSQGLMTAYIVVQLVLHGRKGITLGKAVFGIRSINVRTLERPSFWRGAVVRYLVAMASFLVPLIGPVLVVMLSPLFDVERRGRGWLDLAAATWFVDVRQGLNPYDSKRMRIARKRVKTPEHEEKAPLPSLATPVDRDAPAEYVPSARLSGGVIGAHRSASAPTADQPEAPAPGAMVSAVPPSLATGAPAPAFVPPVPVAAPVAPAAQPTPAPTPAPAAPASAPADPVPAPQAAPAPAPAASASAPVAPVAVPAPAPVAPASAVVQAAAPAAPPAGVRAIIVLDSGERIEVRGTTLFGRSPAAAAGESAAQLVPVFDETRSISKTHLAVMPARRGVFVVDRASTNGSSVVRGGAETVLTAGQPAELQTGDTVRFGDRSLVVEWV; this comes from the coding sequence GTGATCTGGGAGATCGACGACGGTGTCGCGGAGATCGAGGGTCTCGACGCGCACGGGCGCCCGGACCCCGCCTATGCGGAAGCGCTCGGGCTGCGTGCCGCGGGCCGCGGAGCCCGCGCGCTGGCGGCCCTGCTGGAGTGGGTCCTCGCCGTCCTGATCGCCCTGCCCGCCCTGATCGCGCTGACCCCGGTGCTCGCGCAGGCCCTGTCCGGGAAGCTCGACGCGGCGGAGTTCTTCGCGCGCGGCGACCTCGTGTGGCTCATCGTGGCGGCGGCCGTCTCGCAGGGCCTGATGACCGCCTACATCGTCGTCCAGCTCGTGCTGCACGGACGCAAGGGCATCACACTCGGCAAGGCCGTCTTCGGCATCCGCTCCATCAACGTCCGCACCCTCGAGCGCCCCAGCTTCTGGCGCGGTGCGGTGGTGCGCTACCTGGTCGCCATGGCCTCGTTCCTCGTGCCGCTGATCGGCCCGGTGCTCGTGGTCATGCTCTCCCCGCTCTTCGACGTCGAACGACGCGGCCGCGGATGGCTCGATCTCGCGGCCGCGACCTGGTTCGTCGACGTGCGCCAGGGACTCAACCCCTACGACTCGAAGCGGATGCGCATCGCCCGCAAGCGTGTGAAGACGCCGGAGCACGAGGAGAAGGCGCCGCTGCCGTCGCTCGCGACGCCGGTCGACCGGGATGCCCCGGCGGAATACGTCCCCAGCGCGCGGCTCTCCGGCGGGGTGATCGGCGCGCATCGCTCCGCGTCCGCCCCGACGGCGGACCAGCCGGAGGCCCCGGCACCCGGCGCGATGGTGTCTGCGGTGCCGCCCTCGCTGGCCACCGGCGCTCCGGCTCCGGCATTCGTCCCGCCGGTCCCGGTGGCAGCCCCGGTTGCCCCGGCGGCCCAGCCGACACCGGCACCGACGCCCGCGCCTGCCGCCCCGGCGTCCGCGCCTGCGGATCCGGTGCCCGCCCCGCAGGCCGCTCCCGCTCCCGCGCCCGCCGCATCCGCATCCGCACCCGTCGCCCCGGTCGCCGTTCCTGCACCCGCACCCGTCGCCCCGGCATCCGCGGTGGTTCAGGCCGCCGCCCCCGCGGCCCCGCCCGCGGGCGTGCGGGCGATCATCGTGCTCGACTCGGGAGAGCGCATCGAGGTGCGCGGGACGACGCTGTTCGGACGCTCCCCGGCCGCCGCGGCCGGAGAGAGCGCGGCCCAGCTGGTGCCGGTGTTCGACGAGACGCGTTCGATCTCCAAGACGCACCTCGCCGTGATGCCGGCGCGACGCGGCGTCTTCGTCGTCGACCGCGCGTCGACGAACGGCAGCTCCGTCGTCCGCGGCGGGGCCGAGACCGTGCTGACGGCCGGGCAGCCGGCCGAGCTGCAGACGGGGGACACGGTGCGCTTCGGCGATCGCTCCCTCGTGGTGGAGTGGGTATGA
- a CDS encoding transglutaminaseTgpA domain-containing protein: MTAPSTTASVALPLRRWILDLGASALLVLTALIGFWPTFAGPSFLPAVIGGIVIGLAIATVAVWRRWGVLIIAGLTVAAYFVFGGALALPQTSILGFIPSLETLQKLALGTVTAWKQMLTTVAPVAAADGHLLVPFLLALVASTVTASLALRLPHVAWALLPAGVLLMLVIALGTPEPAFPLVQGLVFAVVSMTWLALRQLWAPQNMAVSVSEVDPSRAAHMRTRRLLAGAAVLAIAAGAGVATSAVATPAQPRHVFRDVIIPPFDIRDYPSPLQAFRKNVRDEANETLFTVQGLPKGARIRTAVMDQFDGMVYNVTDGGPTSSSAFAPLRSNMAPETEGIPVTLKIQIDDYRGVWMPTAGELSEIRFGGDRAEDLRRGTYVNTSTGTAVATPKLTAGDEYAVDAVMPNVPDDEQLADVPFGRVSMPKPSNVPEELTSLAAETVAGTETPIEQVRALETFLSEGGFFSHGLEGEVLSRAGHTAERISTLVGADQMIGDDEQYAVAMALLAGQIDIPARVVLGYYPDEEQAGEAVFTATGDNVHAWVEVNFEGIGWVTFNPTPPEDQVPNDQNTKPRVDPKPQVLQPPPPPQEPVDLPPTLPDDRESEDESLNLAGIIGAILLIGGISLAVIAVLASPFIVIGAWKASRRRSRRAAARTSDRISGGWDELTDRAIDYGAPLAPGGTRTEEAAVVASSLTVPQVTALAERADAEVFGPAEPTAQDVDVFWREVDEIVGGLGKEAGFWKRTKARLSMRSLLGGTAISSGLQNLRDAATARVRREPGTIKSSPGTTPPSSESETP, from the coding sequence ATGACCGCGCCCTCCACCACCGCGTCCGTAGCCCTGCCGCTGCGGCGCTGGATCCTCGATCTCGGAGCCAGCGCGCTGCTCGTGCTCACCGCGCTCATCGGCTTCTGGCCGACCTTCGCCGGCCCCTCCTTCCTCCCGGCCGTGATCGGCGGGATCGTGATCGGCCTCGCGATCGCGACCGTCGCGGTCTGGCGGCGCTGGGGAGTCCTGATCATCGCCGGCCTCACGGTCGCGGCCTACTTCGTCTTCGGCGGCGCGCTCGCCCTGCCGCAGACCTCGATCCTCGGATTCATCCCCTCGCTGGAGACGCTGCAGAAGCTCGCACTGGGAACGGTGACGGCGTGGAAGCAGATGCTCACCACGGTTGCGCCGGTCGCGGCGGCCGACGGACACCTCCTGGTCCCGTTCCTCCTCGCCCTCGTGGCCTCGACGGTTACGGCCTCCCTCGCCCTGCGCCTGCCGCACGTCGCCTGGGCGCTGCTGCCCGCGGGCGTGCTGCTGATGCTCGTCATCGCGCTCGGCACGCCGGAGCCCGCCTTCCCGCTCGTGCAGGGCCTCGTGTTCGCGGTGGTCAGCATGACCTGGCTCGCCCTCCGGCAGCTGTGGGCACCGCAGAACATGGCGGTCTCGGTGAGCGAGGTCGATCCCTCCCGCGCGGCGCACATGCGCACGCGGCGGCTGCTGGCCGGTGCCGCCGTGCTGGCGATCGCCGCCGGGGCGGGGGTGGCGACCAGCGCGGTCGCGACACCGGCGCAGCCGCGGCACGTGTTCCGCGACGTCATCATCCCGCCGTTCGACATCCGCGACTACCCGAGTCCGCTCCAGGCCTTCCGCAAGAACGTGCGCGATGAGGCCAACGAGACGCTCTTCACCGTGCAGGGCCTGCCCAAGGGAGCGCGCATCCGCACGGCCGTGATGGACCAGTTCGACGGCATGGTCTACAACGTCACCGACGGCGGCCCCACGTCATCGAGCGCGTTCGCTCCGCTGCGCTCGAACATGGCGCCGGAGACCGAGGGCATCCCCGTCACGCTCAAGATCCAGATCGACGACTACCGCGGCGTCTGGATGCCTACGGCCGGCGAGCTGTCGGAGATCCGCTTCGGGGGAGACCGTGCCGAGGACCTGCGTCGCGGGACGTACGTGAACACGTCCACCGGGACGGCCGTGGCCACGCCGAAGCTGACCGCGGGCGACGAGTACGCGGTCGATGCGGTCATGCCGAACGTGCCAGACGACGAGCAGCTCGCGGACGTGCCCTTCGGCCGGGTGTCGATGCCGAAGCCGAGCAACGTGCCGGAGGAGCTCACCTCGTTGGCCGCGGAGACCGTGGCCGGCACCGAGACGCCGATCGAGCAGGTGCGGGCCCTGGAGACGTTCCTCTCCGAGGGCGGCTTCTTCAGCCACGGGCTGGAGGGCGAGGTGCTCTCGCGTGCCGGACACACCGCCGAGCGCATCTCGACGCTCGTCGGAGCGGACCAGATGATCGGCGACGACGAGCAGTACGCGGTGGCCATGGCGCTGCTCGCCGGGCAGATCGACATCCCCGCCCGCGTCGTCCTGGGGTACTACCCCGACGAGGAGCAGGCCGGTGAGGCCGTGTTCACCGCGACCGGTGACAACGTGCACGCCTGGGTCGAGGTCAACTTCGAGGGGATCGGATGGGTCACCTTCAACCCGACCCCGCCCGAGGACCAGGTTCCCAACGACCAGAACACGAAGCCGCGCGTCGACCCGAAGCCGCAGGTGCTGCAGCCGCCGCCCCCGCCGCAGGAGCCCGTCGACCTGCCGCCGACGCTCCCCGACGACCGCGAGTCCGAGGACGAGAGCCTCAACCTCGCCGGCATCATCGGCGCGATCCTCCTGATCGGCGGCATCTCGCTCGCCGTGATCGCCGTGCTCGCGTCCCCGTTCATCGTGATCGGCGCGTGGAAGGCGTCGAGGCGCCGCTCCCGTCGGGCCGCCGCCCGCACCTCCGACCGCATCAGCGGCGGCTGGGACGAGCTGACCGACCGGGCGATCGACTACGGCGCCCCGCTCGCGCCCGGCGGCACCCGGACCGAGGAGGCCGCGGTCGTCGCCTCCTCGCTCACGGTCCCGCAGGTGACCGCTCTCGCCGAGCGCGCCGACGCCGAGGTGTTCGGACCGGCGGAGCCGACGGCGCAGGACGTCGACGTCTTCTGGCGCGAGGTCGATGAGATCGTCGGCGGCCTCGGGAAGGAGGCCGGCTTCTGGAAGCGCACCAAGGCGCGACTGAGCATGCGGTCCCTTCTGGGCGGCACGGCCATCTCGAGCGGGCTCCAGAACCTGAGAGACGCGGCGACCGCGCGCGTTCGCCGTGAACCTGGCACCATCAAGAGCAGCCCCGGCACGACGCCCCCGTCCTCCGAGAGTGAGACCCCATGA
- a CDS encoding FHA domain-containing protein: MQTIYRPGHWYLIVIPGALVALPPDVPGDVVARLWERLPEEKTLATVVDVLTAHVVGGSFTSLPSFVAAVAEGADVRIALRGGVTAQVTTATESFELSGAEVTTWNERFLGGATAFEITVETTDEADGLPVQGGIVRASAASAELEPSDAEPLTAALGPAPVVGSAVPEAPAVPEAPAAPEAPAAPEPVALPEPVTEPEPEPEPELLPVIEDASLSPTEVTLAPPVDDDFDQLWGATVHSAGAAAAPPVVAPVAATGDHDGATVSAAELRALRQQPPVSNDAPTEVLDVAPAPAAASGGRIRLSTGQVAPLDRTVIIGRRPRSTRASGANLPHLIAVDSPQQDISRSHLEVRPEGDTVVVVDLHTTNGSTLLRPGADPVRLHPGETTLVLSGDVVDLGDGVTVAFEDLP; the protein is encoded by the coding sequence ATGCAGACCATCTACCGACCGGGACACTGGTACCTGATCGTCATCCCCGGCGCACTCGTCGCCCTGCCGCCCGACGTCCCCGGCGATGTGGTCGCACGGCTGTGGGAGCGGCTGCCGGAGGAGAAGACCCTCGCGACGGTCGTCGACGTCCTCACCGCGCACGTCGTCGGCGGCTCCTTCACCTCGCTGCCCTCGTTCGTCGCCGCGGTCGCCGAGGGCGCGGACGTGCGCATCGCCCTGCGCGGCGGCGTCACCGCGCAGGTGACCACCGCGACCGAATCCTTCGAGCTCTCCGGCGCCGAGGTCACGACCTGGAACGAGCGCTTCCTCGGCGGTGCGACGGCGTTCGAGATCACCGTCGAGACCACGGACGAGGCGGACGGCCTCCCCGTGCAGGGCGGCATCGTGCGGGCATCCGCCGCGAGTGCCGAGCTCGAGCCGAGCGACGCCGAGCCGCTCACCGCCGCACTCGGCCCGGCGCCCGTCGTGGGCTCGGCCGTTCCGGAGGCGCCCGCCGTTCCGGAGGCGCCCGCTGCCCCGGAGGCGCCCGCTGCCCCGGAGCCCGTCGCGCTGCCGGAGCCCGTGACCGAGCCGGAGCCGGAGCCCGAGCCCGAGCTGCTCCCGGTCATCGAAGACGCGTCGCTGTCTCCGACGGAGGTCACGCTCGCTCCGCCGGTCGACGACGACTTCGATCAGCTCTGGGGCGCCACCGTGCACTCCGCGGGCGCGGCCGCCGCGCCTCCGGTGGTGGCACCGGTCGCGGCGACAGGCGACCATGACGGGGCCACCGTCTCGGCCGCCGAGCTCCGCGCGCTGCGCCAGCAGCCGCCGGTCTCGAACGACGCGCCGACGGAGGTGCTCGACGTCGCCCCGGCACCGGCTGCGGCATCCGGCGGTCGCATCCGACTCTCCACGGGGCAGGTCGCTCCTCTCGATCGCACCGTGATCATCGGGCGCCGTCCGCGGTCGACGCGGGCCAGCGGCGCGAACCTCCCGCACCTGATCGCGGTCGACAGCCCTCAGCAGGACATCTCGCGCAGCCACCTCGAGGTCAGGCCGGAGGGCGACACGGTCGTGGTCGTCGACCTGCACACCACGAACGGGTCCACGCTGCTCCGTCCCGGCGCCGATCCGGTCCGACTGCACCCCGGAGAGACGACGCTCGTGCTCTCCGGCGATGTGGTCGATCTCGGCGACGGTGTGACCGTCGCGTTCGAGGATCTCCCGTGA
- a CDS encoding PP2C family protein-serine/threonine phosphatase, protein MRPGLVVATGSATHPGLRRALNEDAHLASAPVFLVADGMGGHEAGERASAAVIAEFAGYIGRPALGLDDVRHALSVSRDRVEELSTSGNGRAGTTLSGVVIASVDGMGYWLAVNIGDSRTYRLADGELEQISVDHSVVQELIESGELTPEDALGDRRRNIITRAIGASSTGDADYWMFPAELGDRILVCSDGLTSEVGDARIREILTSEPDPQVAADVLTDDAVSAGGRDNITVIVVDAVSVASRPGTLMSTDDRDIDLDTRPREAAAGGVR, encoded by the coding sequence ATGAGGCCCGGGCTGGTCGTCGCGACCGGGTCGGCCACGCACCCGGGACTGCGTCGAGCCCTGAACGAGGACGCGCACCTCGCGTCGGCACCCGTGTTCCTGGTCGCCGACGGCATGGGCGGGCACGAGGCGGGGGAGCGCGCGAGTGCCGCCGTGATCGCGGAGTTCGCGGGATACATCGGGCGTCCGGCACTCGGTCTCGACGACGTCCGCCACGCGCTGTCCGTCTCGCGCGACCGGGTCGAGGAGCTGTCGACCTCGGGCAACGGGCGTGCCGGGACGACGCTGAGCGGCGTCGTCATCGCCTCCGTGGACGGCATGGGCTACTGGCTCGCCGTGAACATCGGGGATTCTCGGACCTATCGTCTCGCGGACGGCGAGCTGGAGCAGATCAGCGTCGACCACTCCGTGGTTCAGGAGCTGATCGAGTCCGGCGAGCTCACGCCGGAGGACGCCCTGGGCGACCGCCGCCGCAACATCATCACCCGGGCCATCGGCGCGAGCAGCACGGGCGACGCCGACTACTGGATGTTCCCCGCCGAGCTCGGCGACCGGATCCTGGTGTGCTCGGACGGACTGACGTCGGAGGTGGGCGACGCCCGCATCCGCGAGATCCTCACCTCCGAGCCCGACCCCCAGGTGGCCGCCGACGTCCTCACCGACGACGCGGTCAGCGCGGGCGGGCGGGACAACATCACCGTCATCGTCGTGGATGCCGTCTCCGTCGCGTCGCGGCCGGGCACGCTGATGTCCACCGACGACCGGGACATCGACCTGGACACGCGTCCACGGGAAGCCGCAGCAGGAGGGGTTCGCTGA